CGAGTTTGACGCGGCGGGCGAGGAAGAGGTCTTCGAGGATCTCCATGCGAAGATCGTCGAAGCCGCCTAGCTGTTGATAGGCGGGCGTGCGGAGCAGGTTGAAGGCTCCAATGCCGATGGAGTCGCGCTGGGCTTTGGGGTCGGAGGCAAGCCAGGGACGCGTGGCCCAGAGGCCCATGACTCCGAGGTAGCCTAGCAACATTCCCTCGCCTGCGGTTTTGAGGATGGGCGTGGGGAAGGTGACGAAGTGGTCAGCCTGTGTGGCCACCGCCTGAACTAACGATCTTCGGATGGCCTGCGGCTCAAAGAGGATGTCGGCGTCGGTGAAGAGGAGGTAGGCGGGCTGGTGAATGGCGATGGCATGGCGCGCGGCGAGGGCCATGGCGTGGGTCTTGCCGAGCCAGCCGGCGGGGAGTTCGGTGATGTGGAGGGCCGTGAGCTTGTCGGAGTGCTGGGCGGCGAGAGTGTCGATGATGACGGCGGTGGCGTCGGTGGAGCGGTCGTCTACGGCGAGGATGTGCAGGTTGGGGTAGTCCTGTTGGAGGAGTGAGGTCAGGCTTGCAGGGAGTGCTTCAGCCTCGTTCCTTGCGGGGACGATGACCGTGATGGAAGGATTGCCGGTTGGGGCGAGGTCGAACTGCGGGTCGAGGAGGTTGGGAATGCGGCGAAGGCCGCGAGCCGCAGTGATCGCCTTCCAGAACCAGGCTAGAGAGATGAGCCAGGCGAGGAGTTTGAGGGCGGTCATGCTGCGACCGGCTCTTCCGCGTGGAGCGGCGGCGCGTAGCGGGAGCCGAGGGAGAATATGATGGCGGCGAGCACGAGGGTGATTAGCGTGGAGCCGAGGCCGAGGTTGAGGGTGGAGCGGTCGCTGACGACTCCGATGATGCGGGGCGAGATGGCGTCGCCGAGGGCGTGGATGATGAAGAGCTGACCGGCGAGGGCTGTCGCGCGGATCTCAGGACGAACCGCGTTTACAGTGGCGGCGTTCACGGGGCCCGTGCCAAGGAAGATGAGGAAGACGGCAAGAGCAAGTGAGGGGATGGTCAGAGACTTCGGGCCGAAGAAGCAGACCAAGGCGGGTGGGACGGCGAGGGCGGCGCTGATGGCTGGGACGAGGTAAAGGGCTTTCGACGTCTTTCGTGACCAGCGCTGGGCGATGACGCCTCCGGTGACGGTGCCGAGCAGGCCGGTGACCACGGTGATGGCTCCCATGAGGAAGGCGGCGTTGGATTGTGAACGGCCGCCTACGCGCTGGAGGAAGGACGGCATCCACCAGGAGATTCCTCCGAGCGAGAATGTGACGGCCGCGTAGCCGAGGATGGAGGCCAGGTATGCGGGCTTACCGAGATTAATCTTCAGCTGTTTTAGATAAGCCAGGACGTAAACAATCCAACGTAGTAGCGGTCCGGAATACGCCTCCGCTTCAGCGCGTGCGTTACTTCTTAGTTCATCGTGACCTTTGTCTCCACGAGCGGGCTCCTTCATGAAGAAGAGGATTAGCAGCGCGAGGATGACTCCGGGGATGGCGGAGACGATGAAGGACATGCGCCAACCATGGTGTTCCCCGACGGTGCCTCCTACGAGGTAGCCGAGCGCAGCTCCTACGGGGATGGCGACATTAAAGATGGTGAGGACACGGTTGCGCTGATCTTTGGGGTAGAAGTCGGCGAGCAGCGCTGGGGCGAAGACTCCGAAGCTGGCTTCGCCGATGCCGAGGGCGGCGTGGCGCAGGTTGAGCGAGTCGTAGGAGTGGACCGAGGCGGTGAAGAAGTTGATGCCGCTCCAGAAGAGCGCGGCGATGACGATCATGGGCTTGCGCGGGAATCGGTCGCCCAGCCAACCGGTGATGGGCGAGGTGGCCATGTAGGCGACCATGAACCAGAGGGTGAGTGAGCCGATCTGCTGGTCGGAGAGGCGGAACTCGCCTTTGATCTGCTCCTGTACGCCGGGAAGGATGTAGCGGTCGATGTAGTTGACGAAGTTGAGGGCGGTAAGAAGGATGAGGGCGGTGGTGGCTCCGGCGACGGAGGGACTGCGGGTGGGTTTGGCCGCGGAGGACATCTGTGGGGAAAGGATAGCAGTGGATGGCGTTGCGTGCGATTACAAGTCAGGACGCGAGTGGACTTGGTGAGTCTGGCGGGTTTGCGATCCCACCCTTCGCGATACGACTGCGAAGGATGGGCATCCGAGCATTGGCTTGGATCATTTTTCCGCGTCGGTGTGCCAGCCGGGATTTGTCCACTGGCCGTTGCGCAGCACGAAGACTTCGGTGGCTCGCCCGGAGATGGCTGAGCGCTTGCCCTCCTGCTCAGTCTCTACGAGATATTTGCTGTAGATGATCGCGACATCTCCGAAGTGCTGAACTTCGGTGCGGGGGAATTCGAGCCGGATGAGCTTTCCTCCCTTGGCGTGAAATTCAGCGGCAGCACGAAAGACTTCAGCCTGGTTCTTCCACTCCTTGTCACCAGCACTGATGACGATGGTTCCGGGCGGCACTAGTTTTTCGAGGGTCTTGGTGTCGTCTGCGAACCATGAGCGCCAGACGGCTTCACGCACACGCAGTAATTGCGCGTCCTTTTGCTGCTGGGCAGATACCTTCGCGGTGCTAAGAGTTGCCCCGAGCAAGGCCGCGATGATTGTGACGCTGTTCCACTTCCGTTTCATGATGATTGTTCTCCAGCTCTGTTCTTGAATACCTGTTTCTACTCTATGTGTATCTGAAGCTGGCCAGGAAGACAGTCAGCGCAGTGGCGGCTCCGAGGAGAACGTCCAGAGCGTAGTGGTACCGGCCGATGATGGCGCCAAGCGAGATTGAGATCGCTATGGCCAGAAAGATGATGCCGAAGGGCGGCGAGTAGCGAAGCAGAAATAACGCGATGGCAAAGGCCGAGGCTACGTGCGCGCTGGGGAAGGAGATGGCGTGGATGCTGCCGTGCTTGAGAATCCAGCGGTTGAAGACTCGTCCTTTGTTGGCGCTGTCTGACGGGGTTGTGGTGGCGGCTGGATCGATGAGCGTGCGCGGGGGGTAGGCGGGCACGAAAGGGGTGACGGCGTAGCAGAGGTAGGTCGAGACCAGAACGACGAGCCAGAAGCCTGCGACCTGGCTGCGGAGGCCGGCGGCGTAGACGGCTAGCAGGCCTAGCGGCACGAGGGGGTAGCAGGAGAGGTAGGCCATCTCGAGGAAGAAACCGATCGGGGTTCGTTCTGTGCCTGATTTGGCGGCGATTCCGGGCAACAGCCACCAGTCGAAGGCGAGAAGGCGATCTTGAATTTTGGGGTTTGGCCCGAGGAAGAACTGGCCAGTCTGCCAGTACGGCACGAGGAAGAGTGCAACGGTGAGCCAGTCGCGCAGGATCGAAGCGTCGTCGGCGGGCAGGACGGTAGCGATGTGACGGGCAAGGGCCACGGTCAGGATGGCAGCAGCGGCGAGGGCGGTGACGATCCACTGGTTTCGCCGGGGGAGCAGGCGCGGAGTGAGGCTGGTGGTCCAAGCAGCCAGGGCGAGCAACGCTGGAAAGGCGGTCTGCATCCACTCGGAAGCTCGCATCGTCGAGTCGTCTCCAATGATTCGTTTACCGGTTCGAGCGGCTGGACGCAAGGCCAAATGTGGAGGTGTATGTTAGTGCACCTGATAGGAAAACCATTTCCACTTTCAGTGCTATGGGAGTGTTTCCGATGCAGAGAGGGGGCCGGCATCGAGGAGGACGGTATTGAAATGAATGGTATTTACAGATTTCCCTCGAGATTGGCACGCTGCTTGCTACTATGCAAGACGTAGCACACAATGCCGGCGACATCGCGAGCGGTAAAAAAGGAGAAAATATGGCGGCGACTTCCCTCTTTACGTGTGTGTGCGGGGTGCAGAAGAAGACAAGCAATCATTGGGTGTTGGCCAGAGTGACGCCTTTCGGGATTGAGTTCATGCCCTGGGACGCTGCATTGGCTCGCAACGAGGAGATCGTCGTTCTTTGCGGAGAAGGATGCGCAGCGGCGCTTTTGAGCCGCTGCATGGGCGAGTGGAAGAACTTCCCGCCGGCAAAACCGGTCAAGACTGCGATCGAGCGGGAACTGGCTGCGGCCTGAGCGGCGGTGTCGAACGATGGCAGAGATGGATGCGATGTGCGTGCGTGGCTCCGTGATGCTCATGGCCGCCCGGTGGGAATGATCCGTGTGCTGATTGGGGGGAGCGCTTCGGTGGCTGTCCCGAGGATTACTTCGTCAAAGGCTTCGGCGTTAAGTGGCTCTTCAGGGCCGATGTAGATGGTTCGGATGCCGCGCTGCCGGGCAATGTGGACGAAGCCCGCGGCGGGATAGACGGAGCCTGAGGTGCCGACGACGAGAAGGACGGTGGCGCGGTCGAGTTCACTGTAGATAGCGTCCATGTCCAATGGGATCTCACCAAACCAGACGATGTGCGGTCGGACGGGTAAGCCACAGGCTTTGCATTTCGGCAGGGTTGCGGCGGTCTCGTAGAGGGAGTGGTCGGCGAAGGGCAGGTTGCAGCGGATGCATCGTGACTGGAACAGGCTTCCGTGCATATGGTGAATCCGGCAAGAGCTGGCGCGCTCGTGGAGATCGTCGACGTTCTGGGTGCAGAGATAAAAGCGGTCGCCTAGCTCCTGCTCGATGTGGGCGAGGGCCATGTGGGCGGCGTTCGGTACAACGGCGAGAGCGTCGCGGCGGCGCATGGAATAGAAGCGCCAGACGAGTAAAGGGTCGGCCTGCCAGGCCTCGGGCGTAGCGACCTCTTCAACGCGGTAGCCGTTCCAAAGGCCTCCGGATCCGCGAAAGGTGGCGAGGCCGCTCTCGGCGGAGATGCCGGCTCCGGTGAGGACGAAGAGGCGGTCGTGGGGAGTAAGACGCATGATGAAAGTTGAGATGAGTGCAGCCAGTCTGCGAACAGACGGGCTGCAGTGCCACACCGTGTTCCCGCAAAACCTTCTCGTCTTGATGCAACCTATTTCGCGGCAGGCTTTTCCAGGTGGCCGCCAAACTCGTAGCGCATGGCAGAGAGAAGTTTGTTGGAGAAATCGGCGTCGCCGCGCGAGCTGAAGCGCTCGTAGAGTGCGGTCGTAAGGACGGGAGTGGGTACGCCTTCGTCGATTCCCGCTCTGACGGTCCAGCGGCCTTCACCGGAGTCGGAGACGCGGCCGCTGAATTTGGAGAGCTCGCCGTCTTCGACGAGTGCGGACGCGGTGAGGTCAAGCAGCCACGAGGCGATGACGGAACCGCGACGCCAGACTTCGGCGACGGCGGGGAGGTTGAAGTCGTACTGGTAGTGCTCGGGGTCGCGCAGAGGGGTGGTTTCGGCGTCGATTTCGGCGGTGTGCTTGCCGATGTTGGCGCCTTTGAGGACGCCCAGGCCTTCGGCGTAGGCGGCCATCATGCCGTACTCGATTCCGTTGTGCACCATCTTGACGAAGTGTCCGGCTCCGCTTGCGCCGCAGTGGAGATAGCCCTGCTCTGCGGTGCTGCCGAGTTTGTCCCAGCCGGGGGTTCGAGGAATGTCTCCGACGCCGGGCGCGATGGCTTTGAAGATTGGGTCGAGGCGCTGGACGGCAGTGTCAGGGCCGCCGATCATCATGCAGTAGCCGCGCTCGAGTCCCCAGACGCCGCCGCTGGTGCCTACGTCGACGTAGTGGATGCCTTTGTCAGCGAGGTCTTTGGCGCGGCGAATGTCATCGATGTAATAGGAGTTGCCGCCGTCGACGAGGATGTCGTCCGACTGGAGGCGGGGGGCGATCTGCGCGATCGTCTGCTCGACCACGCCGGCGGGGATCATGAGCCAGATGGGGCGTGGGGGGGCGAGTTTGCCGATCGTGTCCTCGATGGAGGATGCGCCGGTGACTCCCTTCTCTTTGGCGAGATCTGCGACGGCCTGCTTGGAGCGGTCGTAGACGACGCACTCGTGACCGTGGGCTGCGAGACGGCGTACCATGTTGGCGCCCATTCTGCCGAGACCTATCATTCCTAGCTGCATAGACCACTCCTTTGGAAAGTCTGGGTTTGCTGGGTTTGATGCCGATTCGGATGTTTCGGAGGTAGCGGCGGAGTCAGAAATTGTAAAAAACGGGAGGCGTGCTGAGTGGCAGGACTGAGTTCCCCCACGATCACTCCCTCCGCGGGCTGAGTGATCGTAGGGCACCGGTCGTGACTACTCGCCGAAGTTGATGGACTCGATGCCGAGAAACTCGGCGGACTGGCTCAGATCTTCTTCGATGCGGAGGAGCTGGTTGTACTTGGCGATGCGGTCGGTGCGGGGGGGCCGAGCCGGTCTTGATCTGGCCGGCGTTAGCGCGCTCACCCCGTTCCTTCGCGGGCTTCCTTCCAGAGATCGATTCCAGCTTCGAGGGCGTAGCGGTCGATCGCGTTCAACTCGTCGCTGGTGAACTGGAGCTTCGTAACGGAAGCGAGCGAGTTGTCGAGCTGCTCGACGTTGCGCGCGCCGATGAGCGCCGAGGTAACGCGCGCGTCTCTCAGCACCCATGCGATGGCCATCTGGGCCAGTGTCTGTCCGCGGCCGCGGGCGATTTCATTGAGTCCGCGAACGCGGTCGAGATTCTGCTCGTTGAGGAAGGACTTCAGGAAGGAGCCTCCGACGGCGGCGCGTGAGTCCTGCGGCACGCCTTTGAGGTATCTGTCGGTGAGGAGCCCCTGGGCGAGCGGAGAGAATGCGATACAGCCCGCGCCGAGTTCTTCTAGTGTGGCGAGGAGGTCTTTTTCGATCCAGCGGTTGAGCAGCGAGTAGGACGGCTGATGGATGAGCAGAGGCACGCCTTCGCTGCGCAGGATCTCGGCGGCTTGCCTGGTGCGTTCGGGACTGTAGGAGGAGATGCCGACGTACAGGGCCTTTCCCTGGCGCACGGCTTGCGCGAGCGCTCCCATGGTCTCTTCGAGCGGGACATCCATCGAGGGACGGTGGGAGTAGAAGATGTCGACATAGTCGAGGCCCATGCGCCGGAGGCTGTCGTCGAGCGAGGCGAGGAGGTACTTGCGCGATCCTCCGATACCGTAGGGGCCGGGCCACATGTCCCACCCTGCCTTAGTGGAGACGATGAGCTCGTTGCGGTAGGGACGCAGGTCCTTGCGCAGGATTTGGCCGAAGTTCTCTTCGGCTGAGCCGTACGGTGGACCGTAGTTGTTGGCGAGGTCGAAGTGGGTGACGCCACGGTCGAAGGCGCGGCAGACCATGGCGCGGGCGGTCTCGAAGACGTCGGCGCCGCCGAAGTTCTGCCAGAGGCCGAGGGATATCGGCGGCAGGACGATCCCTGATCGTCCACACCGCCGAAATGGCGCATCGATGTATCGTTTGGCGTCGGCTATGTAGGTCATCGGTGGCAGGCTTCCAGCGGCTACTCGCCGAAGTTGACGGATTCGATGCCGAAGAATTCGGCGGACTGACCAAGCTCTTCTTCAATGCGCAGGAGCTGGTTGTACTTGGCGATCCGGTCGGTGCGGGAGGCCGAGCCGGTCTTGATCTGGCCGGCGTTGGTGCCTACCGCGAGATCGGCGATGAAGGTGTCCTCAGTCTCGCCGGAACGATGGCTGATGATCGACGTGTAGCCATAGCGGCGGGCGAGTTCGATTGCGTCGAGGGTCTCAGAAATCGTACCGATCTGGTTGACCTTGATCAGGATGGAGTTGCCGACGTTCTCGTCGATTCCCCGCTGAAGTCGCTCAGTGTTGGTGACGAAGAGATCGTCGCCGACGAGCTGGACGAAGTCGCCGATCTGCCTGGTGAGGAGCTTCCAGCCGTCCCAATCGTCTTCGTCGAGGCCGTCTTCGATGCTGACGATGGGGTACTGGCGGACCCAGGAGTCCCAGAAGGCGACCATCTCGGCGGAGGTCTTCTCGGACTTGTCGGACTTCTTGAAGACGTACTTGCCGGTCTCCTTGTTGAAAAACTCGCTGGAGGCGGGGTCGAGGGCGATGGAGATGTCCTCGCCTGCTTTGTAGCCGGCCAGCTCAATTGCTTCGAGAATGAGCTCGATGGCCTCGGCATTGGACTTGAGGTTAGGAGCAAAGCCGCCTTCGTCGCCCACGGCGGTCGAGTAGCCCTTCTTCTTCAGAACGCCTTTCAGCGTGTGGAAGGTTTCAGTTCCCCAGCGCAATGCATCCGAGAAGCTCTCCGCGCCGACGGGCATGACCATGAACTCCTGGAAGTCGACGTTGGAGTCGGCGTGGGAGCCGCCGTTGATGATGTTCATCATGGGCGTGGGTAGAACGCGGGCGTTGACGCCGCCGAGATAACGGTACAGCGGGAGCTTGAGGGCCTCCGCAGAGGCGCGGGCGACGGCCATGGAGACGGCGAGAATGGCGTTGGCTCCGATCTTGCCCTTGTTCTCGGTGCCATCGAGCGAGATCATGGTGGCGTCGATGAGGCGCTGGTTGGCGGCGTCCATGCCCGTGAGTTCGGGCGCGAGGATGGACTCGACGTTCTCCACGGCGTTGAGCACGCCCTTGCCGAGGTAGTGGGACTTGTCTCCATCACGGAGTTCGACGGCCTCGTGCTCGCCGGTCGAGGCCCCGCTGGGAACGGCGGCGCGGCCGCGTGCTCCTCCTTCGAGGACGACGTCGGCTTCGACGGTGGGGTTTCCGCGAGAGTCGAGGATTTCGCGCGCGTGGATAGAGACGATCTCGGTCATGTTGCTCCTGTTTTCTGGTGTTGAGACGGAACGTGATGCGACGACGCGGTGCATGAGGCGTTCGTTGAGCTTAGGGCGGCGGTCGACAGGAACAGACCGGCCTCCCGAGGCAACGATGGACTGCACCAGAGGTTCACCGGAGGATTTCACCTTTTGGATTCTAGCAAAGGGCGAAGGGATCCTGTCCGGACGGCAGGGGAGCCAGGGCGCGGGAGAGAGTGCTTCGCCGTGTAGTAGCAGGGTCGATTCCCTGCTGCTGAATTTGTCGCAGGAATATTTTGGAGATTCTAACCTTTTAATCAGGGAAAGGCGTCTCAATTGATGCAAGGATTTGCCCATCAATCGCAGGCGCAGAGACTGTACCCGAGGATTGTAGCCATGAAGAAATCGATCACGACAGCCGCACTTGTTCTCGCCACGTTACCCGCTGCAGCCCAGTCGGCACGCACGGGGGTTTCGAACCCGGATGCTGCGGCGATCACGTCGAACGACGACAGCGTACAGACGCCGCCGCTGCCTGCTGCATCAGGCAGAAGACCACTGACCGCGGCTAAGCCCTCGGCCGCCACACAGTCGCCGGCAGCGACGACCGGTGAGGTTTACGGGTCGTATGTGCCGTACAAAGCTCCGGGGGCCGCGTCTACAGCGCAGGCGGCTGCGACCGCGAAGCCGCTCGACCCGGATGCGGAGATTGTGACCAGCGTGCCGGAGGGAGCAAATGAGCTGCGCGAAGGGACGCTGCTGCACGTCCGTATGCTGCAGGACCTCTCGACTGCGACGACCACGCAGGGGTCGAAGTTCTCTGCCGAGGTGATGCAGCCGCTCGAGAAGGATGGGCGCGTCATTGTCCCGATTGGCTCGATTCTGAATGGGCAGGTGACCGAGGTCCGCAGTGGACGTAGCATTTCAGGCGCGGCAGCGCTGCACCTGGAGCCTCGGAATGTGACGCTCCCCGATGGCACCGAGTACGTTCTGCACGCGCAGCTGACCGATGCGAGCATCAGCGATTTCAATGTGGACGATGAAGGCACGCTGAAGCGGCGCAACCATGCCAAGAAGTCGCTGGCTGTGGTTTCGCTGGCGACGGGTGGCGGTGCGGCTGCAGGAATGTTGGTCGCCGGCGGAGTTGGAGCACTGGTTGGCGCTGGCCTGGGCGCAGGAGCGAGTACAGTTATGTTGCTGAAGTCGGACCACCAGGCTACTTTGCAGAAGGATGTGCGGCTGGTGTTCAGTTTGACGGAGCCGATGGAGTTGACTCCGCTGCATGCGAGCACGACGGGCGCTGTTTCCATGAATGGTGGCGCGGGGCCGGCTTTGAAGACAGCTCCAATCCAGTAAGGGATTGCGGATTACGATTTGGAGGGGATGGGCTTCGGCCCGTCCCTTTTGCTTTGCGGCGAGCGGCGATCAAAGCTGTATCGACTTAAGGGCCTAGTGGGGGTCATGAAAATCTGTGGTGCCATGGGGCAAACCGCAGATTCCTTCGACCTCGCTCAGGATGACACTTTCTATAGAAATCATGGACCTACATGACATGGATATGTCGATACTACCTAGCCGCGGACCTGAGCAAGAAGCCTCTTCCAGTTTTTCTGGTTGCGGCGGTAGCTCTTCTTCAGATCTTCGAGGATGCGTTCGAAATCGGTGTGGCCGGAGAGCTTGCGCCAGTTAGGGTTCTTTGAGAACCAGGGGTAGTTCTCATTGCCGAGATAGATGGCGCGGCGGAGCCAGTGGAGGGCCTCTGACTCGTCGCCGTCAAGGGCGAAGTAGGTGGCGAGGCGGTATGCCATCTCGGAGTCGGCCTCGGCTGCAGCAAGTGTCTCATCGATGATGAAGGTGGCAGCCTTTTCGCGCTCGCCGAGCTGAACGTAGCAGAGTGCGATGGTTGGGAAGACGATCCGCAGGGACTTCTCGTCGCGAATAACGTTTTCGAGCGTCTGGATGGCAGCGGCAGGCTCGCCAGCGCGCATCTGCTGGTAGCCGAGGGAGATTCGCAACAGGGGCTGGCGGGGCTCAAGAGTGAGGCCCTTTTCGATCTCGTCGGCGGCCAGTTCAAGCTGGTTCTGGTACTGATAGACGCGGGCGCGATGGTTGTAGATCGTCGGAGCGTCCGACGGATTCATGCGCAGCGACGCATTGAACTGTTCAAGAGCCTCCTCGTACATGCCATCGAGGCGAAGGGTCATGCCGGCGACAAGACGGACATTCCAGTCGTTGCCGGCAGTCTGAAGGAGGTGCTCGATGCCGTGGCGGGCCGACTCTTTTTCGCCGCGCGAGAGAAGCATGTAGACGCGGTAGAGATTGGCCTCGACGGAGCCGGGATCAAGCTGCAGGGCTTTGTCGAAGGCGCGGCGCGCCTCAAGCAGGTGCATCTGGCCGCCGAGTCCGTGACGAGTGTACTGGAGGTGTGCGATGCCGAGGCCGGTCCAGGCGGGGGCATAGTTCTCGTTCTGGCGGGTAACCGACTCGAAGAGCTGGCGGGAGCGGTCGAGGTCGTCGCGACTGCCGGTGCGGCTCATAAAGGAGGAGAGGACGGCGCGGGCCTGGAGGTACTCCTCGGAGAGTTCTTCGACAAGTGAGGGTGCCAGGGACGAGGCGCGGTGATTGCTGTTCTCATGGGCGACCTGCAAATCGCCCACGCCCTGCAGGCTGCTGAAGACCTCGTTGCAGATTTCAGTCTGGACGCTGACGAGGTCGAAGGAGGCGACGTTGATGGAGCCTCCGGTGCGGACGCTCTGGCTGGGGACGTCGAGGAGCTGCCAGTTAAGGTCGAAGCCCTGCTCTGAGCGCAGGAAGTTTCCAGCCAGAACGAAGTTAACGAGGAGCTTCTTGCCCACGCTGAGAGGATCGAGCTGCTGCGCACCGATTGGAATGGAGCTGGAAGGACGGACGACGAGCGAGGGCATGCGCGCCAGGCGCGCGGCGATAGCGTCGGCCAGAGCGTAGCCGTAGAGCGGGGCAACGTCGGCCGGGCCGAAGTTGATGAACGGGAGTACGACGATACTTTTCTGGTTCCCGGCGGCGGTGGCACCGGGCTCACGGAAGCGCTCGGCGAGCATGGAGAGGATGCCGGTGGTGCGCTTCTCTTCCTCGCGGGTGTCGAGCGGGAGACGACCCTGGGTGGGCAGCAGCGGGAGCGCTTCGCCGCCGGGCATCAGCGCGGAGTCGAGATGCATGGAGCGCATGATGGTCTTGAGGGACTCGCGGGCGTCGGCCGCAGCGGCGAAGCGGGCGGAGGGCTGCTTTTCGAGGCAGCGAAGGATAACACTCTCAAGCTCGACCGGGAGGTCGGGAACGATCTGTCGGATGGATGGTGGATCGGCGAACTGGATGGCGCGGATGGACTGGAAGTCGGCCGCGTCGGGACGATGGAAGGGGTGGCGGCCTGTGGCGAGTTCATAGAGGATGAGGCCGAAGGCGAAGATGTCGGACTGAACGCTGGACTGTCCGGTGACAAACTGCTCGGGGGCCATGTAAGCGATGGTGCCTCCGCGAGCCGTGTAGGTGGCACCGGGAGGCGGAAGGCCGCGCTTGGTGGCTGGGCCGGATGGGTCGAAGTCAGTCTGGTCGAGGGCGAGACGGCGGGCGAGACCGAAGTCGAGAATCTTGATAAGGCCGCCGTCGGTGAGCATGACGTTGGCAGGCTTGAGGTCGCGGTGGAAGATGCCGAGAGAGTGCGCAGCGGAGAGGCCTTCGGCGATCTGAATGCCGGCGGAGAGGACGAGCTGCAGGCTGGATGGGCCCTCGGAAATCATCTTGTCCAGCGACTTGCCAGGGATGTACTGCATGACGATGTAGGCTTCTTCGCTGTCTCCGGACTCGGCTGGGGCTTCGCCGACGTCGTAGATGGCGCAGACATTGGGGTGGTCGATGGCGGAGGCGAGCCGGGCCTCGCGGAGCTGCGTGGCGCGCATTTGCTCGATGGTGAGATTGCCGCGTTTGAGGAGCTTGAGCACGACAGGGCGCTGGAGGAGGGTGTCATTGGCCAGATAGACCACGCCGCTGCCACCCGTGCCGATCTTGCGGACGATCTCGTACTGCTTGATGATGCGCCTCTTCATACTTCCATTATTGCAAGGTGCGCGTATGTGGAACGTTAAGGATGGTTATTTGCGGAATCTCAGGGCGATGAATGTAACGGCGAACGCTAGGGCCAGTGTGTTGGAGAGTGGTTGTCTTAAAGAAATCGGGAGGGCTTAATGGTCGGCTGACGGCAGAGGACTCTTCGTCTCAAGCTCGAACGCGAGGACGTCAAGGCTGCTCTATGTGGACTTGATTGGAGATGCACGTATTCTTTGGCAGGCAACTGGGTCCGGTACTACCTGGGGAATTCACTCTCCGGACGGGCGTCAACTTGCGGTAGCAGGCGGAAGTTTCGATCGCAACGTCTGGATGATTGAAAATTTCTGAGCCGGCCGTTAATCCTTTGCCAGCTCGATTTCTTCTGCTACGTGGCGACAGTCACCTGCTCAATGAGCAAGTGAGCTTTATGATTTGACTGTCAATGCCGGGATTGTA
The Edaphobacter bradus genome window above contains:
- the eno gene encoding phosphopyruvate hydratase, whose product is MTEIVSIHAREILDSRGNPTVEADVVLEGGARGRAAVPSGASTGEHEAVELRDGDKSHYLGKGVLNAVENVESILAPELTGMDAANQRLIDATMISLDGTENKGKIGANAILAVSMAVARASAEALKLPLYRYLGGVNARVLPTPMMNIINGGSHADSNVDFQEFMVMPVGAESFSDALRWGTETFHTLKGVLKKKGYSTAVGDEGGFAPNLKSNAEAIELILEAIELAGYKAGEDISIALDPASSEFFNKETGKYVFKKSDKSEKTSAEMVAFWDSWVRQYPIVSIEDGLDEDDWDGWKLLTRQIGDFVQLVGDDLFVTNTERLQRGIDENVGNSILIKVNQIGTISETLDAIELARRYGYTSIISHRSGETEDTFIADLAVGTNAGQIKTGSASRTDRIAKYNQLLRIEEELGQSAEFFGIESVNFGE
- a CDS encoding serine/threonine-protein kinase is translated as MKRRIIKQYEIVRKIGTGGSGVVYLANDTLLQRPVVLKLLKRGNLTIEQMRATQLREARLASAIDHPNVCAIYDVGEAPAESGDSEEAYIVMQYIPGKSLDKMISEGPSSLQLVLSAGIQIAEGLSAAHSLGIFHRDLKPANVMLTDGGLIKILDFGLARRLALDQTDFDPSGPATKRGLPPPGATYTARGGTIAYMAPEQFVTGQSSVQSDIFAFGLILYELATGRHPFHRPDAADFQSIRAIQFADPPSIRQIVPDLPVELESVILRCLEKQPSARFAAAADARESLKTIMRSMHLDSALMPGGEALPLLPTQGRLPLDTREEEKRTTGILSMLAERFREPGATAAGNQKSIVVLPFINFGPADVAPLYGYALADAIAARLARMPSLVVRPSSSIPIGAQQLDPLSVGKKLLVNFVLAGNFLRSEQGFDLNWQLLDVPSQSVRTGGSINVASFDLVSVQTEICNEVFSSLQGVGDLQVAHENSNHRASSLAPSLVEELSEEYLQARAVLSSFMSRTGSRDDLDRSRQLFESVTRQNENYAPAWTGLGIAHLQYTRHGLGGQMHLLEARRAFDKALQLDPGSVEANLYRVYMLLSRGEKESARHGIEHLLQTAGNDWNVRLVAGMTLRLDGMYEEALEQFNASLRMNPSDAPTIYNHRARVYQYQNQLELAADEIEKGLTLEPRQPLLRISLGYQQMRAGEPAAAIQTLENVIRDEKSLRIVFPTIALCYVQLGEREKAATFIIDETLAAAEADSEMAYRLATYFALDGDESEALHWLRRAIYLGNENYPWFSKNPNWRKLSGHTDFERILEDLKKSYRRNQKNWKRLLAQVRG